One Lutra lutra chromosome 18, mLutLut1.2, whole genome shotgun sequence genomic window carries:
- the LOC125091135 gene encoding LOW QUALITY PROTEIN: uncharacterized protein LOC125091135 (The sequence of the model RefSeq protein was modified relative to this genomic sequence to represent the inferred CDS: inserted 4 bases in 4 codons), translating into MAAAPSPTEGPRRGHGGTDGPAGHTRGRSQRENPPRPPDSTVALPLREIGPPDDTGNPRLQYWPFSTSDLYNWKTQNARFSDNPKDVIALLDSIMFTHQPTWDDCQQLLRILFTTEERERIQVEARKLVPGDDGRPTVNPDLINAGFPLTRPDWNYNAAEGRGRLLIYRQTLMAGLRAAARKPTNLAKVYAVMQGKTESPAAFLERLMEAFRQYTPMDPETPENQAAVVMSFVNQADPDIKKKLQKLEDLEGEQVQDLLRIAQRVYNNPDTPEDKQLKVTKEMTKVLATFVQKESTPQRESQIARQPRRPLDKDQCSNCREKGHWARDCPKRNPPRARPQPWEPKPNPILFTRNSDXGGQGLDPLPEPRVTLRVEGNPIQFLVDTGAQHLVLTKPHGKILDKSSWVRGATGTKGYPWTTQWTVDLGTGKVTHSFLVIPDSPCPLLGRDLLTKMGAHVYFQPGGPTVTDSQNLPLSILTVRLEDEYWLHQTAPPQEQNIESWLLQFPEAWAETGGVGLAKHRPALFIELKPGADPIRVKQYPMSTEAKSGXHIHRLLDSGVLRPCHSAWNTPLLLVRKPNSGDYRPVQDLREVNKRVMDIHPTVPNSYTLLSALRPNKKWYTVLDLKDAFFSLPLAPKSQDLFAFEWTDPEKGINGQLTWTRLPQGFKNSPTLFDEALHEDLSEYKRQNPDIMLLQYVDDLLIASETQQACLQGTENLLWTLGDLGYRASAKKAQICKPEVVYLGYLLKGGQRWLTDARKDTVLRIPRPTSPRQVREFLGTAGYCRLWIPGFAEMAKPLYIASKNQQNFEWTEEAEQAFQQIKEALLSAPALGLPDISKPFHLYVDEHNGVAKAVLTQHLGPWPRPVAYLSKKLXPVAAGWPPCLRMIAATALMVKDADKLSMGQELHVTTPHAIEGVLKQPPDQWMSNARMVHYQGLLLNPLRITYTPPRALNPASLLPDPDLDTPLHDCADILAQVHGLREDLQDYPLTDAEVVWFTDGSSFVHEGQRYAGAAVTSETEVIWAEALPPGTSAQRAELIALTQALKLGQXVYTDSRYAFATAHIHGAIYRERGLLTAEGKDIKNRDEILALLTAIWAPKKLAIVHCPGHQKPNDPVSRGNNFAHQTARQIAYGKVPVLPIQLPNPGPRELLPHPEYSEEDITWMSKLPMTQVRDGWWPDAKDNIILPEALGPAVLERIYHTTHLGSRRLQDLMRQSRLIIKNITEKAEKIASGCTACRLQNAYPHPAVIGSRERGTLLGAYWEIEFTEVKPGKYGYKYLLVFVDNFSGWTEAFPTKHETAQVVVKKLLKDILPRYGFPIMMGSDNGPAFVSKVSQGLASVLGVNWKLHCAYRPQSSGQVERMNRTLKETLAKLTMETGANWVVLLPYALHRVHNTPYKLGLMPYEIKYGRPPPIIPKLKIDLIESDQDNSLLFSLQALQ; encoded by the exons ATGGCCGCAGCCCCGTCACCCACGGAGGGACCACGGAGGGGCCACGGAGGGACCGACGGGCCTGCCGGGCATACTAGAGGGCGCTCTCAAAGGGAGAACCCTCCCCGCCCGCCAGACTCAACTGTTGCCTTACCCCTCCGGGAGATTGGCCCCCCTGATGATACTGGCAATCCCCGACTCCAGTATTGGCCCTTTTCAACCAGTGATCTGTATAATTGGAAAACTCAGAATGCGCGATTTTCAGATAACCCGAAAGATGTTATAGCTCTCCTAGACAGCATCATGTTCACTCACCAGCCCACCTGGGATGACTGCCAGCAGCTCTTGCGTATCCTGTTTACCAccgaggaaagagagagaatccaggtGGAAGCGAGAAAGCTGGTCCCCGGGGACGATGGCCGGCCAACGGTCAATCCAGATCTCATTAATGCGGGTTTCCCTTTGACCAGGCCTGACTGGAACTACAATGCAGCAGAAGGTAGGGGACGACTGCTCATTTATCGCCAGACTCTAATGGCGGGTCTCAGGGCTGCTGCTCGCAAGCCCACCAATTTGGCCAAAGTGTATGCAGTGATGCAAGGTAAGACAGAGAGCCCGGCAGCATTCCTAGAGAGATTGATGGAAGCCTTTAGACAGTACACCCCCATGGATCCCGAGACCCCTGAGAATCAGGCAGCAGTAGTTATGTCCTTTGTAAACCAGGCGGACCCTGACATTA aaaagaaactccaaaAATTAGAGGATCTAGAAGGCGAACAGGTTCAGGATCTGCTCCGCATAGCACAGCGGGTCTACAACAACCCGGACACCCCGGAGGATAAACAGCTTAAAGTGACAAAGGAAATGACCAAAGTCCTGGCTACCTTCGTCCAGAAGGAGTCAACCCCTCAAAGGGAATCCCAAATAGCCCGACAACCCAGACGTCCCCTAGATAAAGACCAATGCTCAAATTGCAGGGAAAAGGGACACTGGGCACGTGATTGCCCTAAAAGAAACCCTCCGCGGGCTAGGCCACAACCATGGGAGCCGAAGCCCAACCCCATTCTGTTTACCCGGAACTCTG TGGGGGGACAGGGTTTGGATCCCCTCCCCGAGCCCAGGGTAACCCTACGAGTGGAGGGGAACCCCATACAGTTCCTGGTTGACACCGGAGCCCAACACTTGGTGTTGACCAAACCCCATGGAAAGATTTTGGATAAGTCCTCCTGGGTCCGGGGAGCCACCGGGACTAAAGGATACCCCTGGACCACTCAATGGACAGTGGACTTGGGCACAGGGAAAGTGACTCACTCTTTCCTGGTCATCCCTGATAGCCCCTGCCCCTTGTTGGGGAGAGACTTGCTTACCAAAATGGGAGCACACGTTTACTTCCAACCCGGTGGTCCCACGGTGACCGACTCTCAGAACCTGCCATTATCAATACTTACAGTGCGTTTGGAAGATGAGTATTGGCTCCACCAAACAGCACCCCCTCAGGAACAAAATATCGAGTCCTGGCTTCTCCAGTTCCCTGAAGCCTGGGCGGAAACAGGAGGTGTGGGACTAGCTAAGCACCGACCGGCCCTCTTTATAGAACTTAAACCTGGGGCTGACCCCATCCGGGTCAAACAGTACCCCATGTCCACAGAGGCTAAATCGG ATCACATCCATCGCCTCCTGGACTCAGGGGTGCTACGCCCCTGCCACTCGGCTTGGAACACTCCCCTGCTGCTGGTACGTAAGCCCAACAGCGGGGACTACCGGCCTGTACAAGACCTGAGGGAAGTTAACAAGCGGGTTATGGACATACACCCTACTGTCCCTAACTCCTACACTCTCCTCAGTGCCCTGAGGCCTAACAAGAAATGGTACACTGTTCTCGACCTGAAGGATGCCTTTTTCAGTTTGCCCTTGGCGCCCAAAAGCCAAGATCTCTTTGCATTCGAATGGACAGACCCTGAGAAAGGCATAAATGGGCAGTTGACATGGACTCGTCTCCCACAGGGATTCAAGAACTCGCCCACCCTGTTTGATGAGGCCCTCCACGAGGATCTGAGTGAGTACAAGAGACAAAATCCTGATATAATGCTCTTGCAGTATGTAGATGATCTCTTAATAGCTTCAGAGACTCAACAGGCCTGCCTTCAAGGAACCGAAAACCTCCTTTGGACCCTCGGTGACCTGGGGTACCGGGCCTCAGCAAAGAAGGCCCAAATTTGCAAGCCTGAGGTAGTGTACCTGGGATACCTGCTAAAAGGGGGACAAAGATGGCTCACCGATGCCCGCAAGGACACTGTGCTCCGCATCCCTCGACCTACCTCGCCACGCCAGGTAAGGGAGTTCCTGGGGACAGCAGGATACTGCCGACTATGGATACCGGGCTTCGCCGAGATGGCCAAGCCCCTGTACATAGCCTCCAAGAACCAGCAGAACTTTGAATGGACGGAGGAGGCAGAGCAAGCCTTCCAGCAGATAAAGGAGGCCCTCCTCTCAGCACCGGCTCTGGGACTGCCAGACATTTCCAAACcattccacttatatgtggatgaGCATAATGGGGTGGCAAAGGCAGTATTGACCCAACACTTAGGCCCCTGGCCTAGACCCGTAGCATATCTCTCAAAGAAAT GACCAGTGGCAGCAGGGTGGCCCCCTTGCCTTCGAATGATAGCGGCCACTGCCTTGATGGTAAAAGATGCCGATAAGTTGTCAATGGGTCAGGAATTACATGTGACCACCCCTCATGCTATTGAGGGCGTCCTTAAACAACCTCCGGACCAGTGGATGAGTAATGCTCGCATGGTTCACTACCAAGGACTGCTACTAAACCCCCTGAGAATAACCTATACTCCTCCTAGGGCTCTAAACCCCGCATCACTGTTACCTGACCCGGACCTAGACACCCCCCTCCATGACTGCGCCGACATATTAGCCCAGGTTCACGGGCTGAGGGAAGACCTGCAGGACTACCCCCTGACGGATGCCGAGGTCGTTTGGTTCACTGATGGCAGCAGTTTCGTCCACGAAGGACAGAGGTACGCAGGGGCCGCGGTCACATCTGAAACAGAAGTTATCTGGGCGGAAGCATTGCCTCCGGGCACCTCAGCACAGAGGGCTGAGTTAATCGCCCTGACCCAGGCCCTTAAGTTGGGAC CTGTATACACAGACAGCCGATATGCCTTTGCCACCGCCCACATTCATGGAGCAATTTACAGGGAGAGGGGGCTACTCACCGCCGAAGGGAAAGACATCAAAAACAGGGACGAAATTTTGGCCCTACTAACAGCCATCTGGGCCCCCAAGAAGCTAGCCATAGTACATTGCCCTGGCCATCAGAAACCAAACGATCCGGTCTCCCGGGGAAACAATTTTGCTCACCAGACTGCTCGCCAGATAGCCTACGGGAAAGTTCCAGTGCTACCCATACAGCTACCCAACCCGGGGCCCCGAGAACTGCTGCCTCACCCCGAGTACTCTGAGGAAGACATCACCTGGATGAGTAAACTCCCGATGACTCAGGTCAGGGATGGTTGGTGGCCGGACGCTAAGGACAATATCATCCTCCCCGAGGCCTTGGGACCGGCAGTCTTAGAGCGGATTTATCACACAACCCATTTGGGCTCCAGAAGACTCCAGGACCTTATGAGGCAATCCAGATTAATCATCAAAAACATCACCGAGAAAGCCGAAAAAATTGCCTCAGGTTGTACAGCCTGCCGGCTCCAGAATGCTTACCCACATCCCGCTGTGATCGGGTCCCGAGAAAGAGGGACCCTGCTGGGGGCCTACTGGGAGATAGAGTTTACAGAGGTAAAGCCTGGAAAATATGGCTATAAGTATTTACTGGTGTTTGTAGATAACTTTTCAGGGTGGACTGAGGCTTTCCCAACCAAGCACGAAACAGCACAGGTTGTAGTGAAGAAACTACTCAAGGATATTCTGCCCAGGTATGGCTTTCCTATTATGATGGGATCAGATAATGGGCCAGCTTTCGTCTCTAAGGTAAGTCAGGGCCTGGCTTCCGTACTTGGGGTTAATTGGAAATTACATTGTGCATATAGACCCCAGAGCTCAGGACAGGTAGAGAGGATGAATAGAACCTTAAAAGAGACCCTTGCTAAATTGACCATGGAAACTGGCGCTAACTGGGTGGTTCTACTCCCCTACGCTCTGCATCGGGTACACAACACCCCATATAAGCTGGGGCTCATGCCATATGAAATCAAGTATGGCAGGCCTCCTCCCATCATACCCAAACTCAAGATCGATCTCATTGAGTCGGACCAGGATAACTCCCTCTTGTTTTCCCTCCAAGCCCTGCAGTGA
- the LOC125090300 gene encoding leucine-rich repeat extensin-like protein 3: protein MGQTQSTPLSLLLANFRDVRARGNDLSLDIRRSRLITFCRSKWPTYGVEWPSEGTFCLPIILKIKAQVLLPGKEGHPDQAPYILVWQDLVENPPPWLAHFLSSGSCKILAARPTEPPRLRNLSAPPPPVLPDSQDLFSLDPPPYLPPPTRPQVAPMPMAAPAPPQAGAEG, encoded by the coding sequence ATGGGGCAAACCCAGAGTaccccactctccctcctcttGGCTAATTTCAGGGACGTTCGGGCGAGAGGCAATGACCTGAGCCTGGATATCCGGAGATCGAGACTCATCACTTTTTGCCGCTCCAAATGGCCAACCTATGGGGTGGAATGGCCCTCTGAAGGCACCTTCTGCCTACCCATAATCCTCAAGATCAAGGCCCAAGTTCTCCTACCTGGGAAAGAGGGACACCCAGACCAAGCCCCCTACATCCTGGTCTGGCAAGATTTAGTGGAAAATCCCCCTCCCTGGTTGGCCCACTTCCTGTCCTCAGGAAGTTGCAAGATCCTTGCAGCCCGACCCACGGAACCCCCCAGACTTCGAAACCTGTCTGCGCCCCCTCCACCTGTCCTCCCTGATAGCCAAGACTTATTCAGTTTAGACCCACCCCCTTACCTACCTCCTCCCACGAGGCCCCAGGTTGCCCCCATGCCAATGGCCGCACCCGCTCCACCCCAAGCAGGAGCGGAGGGTTGA